In Salvelinus fontinalis isolate EN_2023a unplaced genomic scaffold, ASM2944872v1 scaffold_0246, whole genome shotgun sequence, the genomic stretch gctaaagtcattcagggattggactgctgaggactggggtaacgtcattttctctgatgaatcccctttcccgaatgtttggggcatctggaaaaaagcttgtccggagaagacaaggtgagcgctaccatcagtcctgtgtcatgccaacagtaaagcatcctgagaccattcatgtgtggggttgcttcttagCCAAGggtgtgggctcactcacaatgttGCCtaggaacacagccatgaataaagaatggtaccaacacatcctccgagagcaacttctcccaaccatccaggaacagttcggTGACGAAcgatgccttttccagcatgatggagcaccttgccgtaaggaaaaagtgataactaagtggctcggggaacaaaacatcaatattttgggtccatggccaggaaactcgcCAGACtgtaatcccattgagaacttgtggtcaatcctcaagaggtgggtggacaaacaaatacccacaaattctgacaaactccaagcattgattatgcaagaatgggctgccctcagtcaggatgtggcccataagttaattgacagcagggtggattgcagatgtcttgaaaaagaagggtcaacactgcaaatattgactctttgcatcaacttcatgtcattgtcaataaaagcctttgacacttatgaaatgcttgtaattatacttcagcattccatagtaacatctgacaaaaatatctaaagacactgaagcagcaaactttgtggaaattaatatttgtgtcattctcaacttttggccgcGACTGTAGGTCgcattctgtatcatacagctttgaaagttatatatttagaactgtttcgttttttgtgttctgacttgtaaaACAGAATGAATAAATAAGTAATGTAAATATTAGTAATTACCAGTAAACTCTACAACATTTGATTTAAAATCACACCAAGATAGTTAAAACTGGGCTGAGGTTATTGAGGGATCTGATCAGGATTTACCCTCGTAGCAATGCcgttttatcatgtggaggtttcattcggGTCTCTATTTTAAAAAACACACTTTCTttggcaggagaaagaccagactcagaggaaccagagACACGGACGTCCAAACCAGCAAGAAGACACCAGTACAGTACTTTTTATTGATTTTTGAAGACCCCCAAACAATTTAGAGAAATAAAAAATGGTTTGACCATTAAGCAAAAACAAGCCTGTTTTGAGGCTGAATATATCCCAAAATAGGAAAGTCACAGTCATAGCTCACACATGCTCTGTTCCAGTGTGCCCATACCTATAATTTGAGACCATTTTTGGAAAGTTGAGCTTTTTTCGATTTTTAAACACCCCCAGACAATTTAGACAAATAGGCCATGATTTGAACATACAGTAAAAACAACCTTGGTTTGAGGCTGAACGTACAGCCAAAACAAGCCAGTTTTGAGGGTGCATAGATCCGTGATCATAGATCAGTGATGTATCACACAGGCTCTGTTCAGGTGTGACTAGACGTATACTTTGAGACCATTTGTGTAAACATTGGAGCTTTTTTGAGATTTTAGACATCCGCAGACTAATTTGAAAAACAAACCTGAATTGAATTTTCAGCAAAAAAATCCATATTTTTGAGCGTGCATAGATCCATAAATTGGACAGTCACCGTGATGTATCACACATGCTCTGTTCATGTGTGACTAGGTCTCTAATTTGAGACCATTTTTGTAAACATTTGAGCTTTtttaccgtcccacatatcccagagaggttttaagtaATAACTTCATTACATGTACTTATTGTGCATTCACTgtgttacagaaaacaaagaaggATCCCTATTGTGTGCAGATTTTGCATGAAGAACCAGGAAAACATATCTATACATCTCAGCAGAGTCTGCATGAAGACAGAATCAAAACAAAAGATTGATCAGGAAGTTCGTAATTCCCGCGACTCCATGATTGAGCATCTTTGGCACGGCAGGATTATTGACTACAGAATACTCAGCTGTATTGTGACACAACAGGACGCACTCCAACCTCTGATTAAGAACCGTGAACAAATGGGTCATTTTGTTACGAACAAGCCAGAAGCCAAACTAATAACTGGGTAAGCTACTATTTTGCACTGATAAAATAATATATGTGCAAGTTACATGCTATTGGAACTCATTTGAACTGTTGTCCAATTATGTTTGATTGTAAAATAATATAAATGTTTTTGTTAATCTGTATGATATTTCAGCCAAGTGGAAGTGGCTCAAGTGTTGGCACCAACTACAGATGAAAATATAGATGAAGAATCAGACGTCAACATGGAAGATGACCAGTCGGCGCTGTACCAACCGTAAGTAAATACAAATAGAAATCATTTTCATTAACAAGTACTACGTAGAAGTATATAAGCAAACATggatgtattttatttattctaATCTGCATACCAAATATTTTCTAGACCATTGAACCAGGTATGGGACACCAAACTGAGAAAGGTGATGCAAAGCAGTGGTTTATACCAAAAGCACCCTCTGGATTGTGATCTGCTGGCTGGATTTGGGAAATATCTCCGTGGCGACAACAAAATTCCCAATTTCAAACAGGAGGTGTGTACAGAGATGTTACTTTAATTTAACTGTTTACATATTTTAATGAGAATTAATAGATTTTAAAGTAGTTATTAACTATGTAATTAATATTATTTTCATGTACAGGTTGCAAATGTGTCAAGGTTTTTGTTTTACATGGACTCAAACAAACCATCGCTGGATTTTGTAAATAACTTGGAAAAAAGCAGATCATTTTTTACCAAGCTTGCAGACATCGGACAGAAGAAGCAAACCATTGCCAACTACATGAAGAATTTGAAGAGATTTATTCGCTACAACATCACCACTACAAGCCTtattcagacagacagagccgTGTTTGAGCAATGCAAGCATTTCCTCCTATGCTTGAATGAACTGCAGAAGTCCATGAGCAAGCAGGTGACTCAGGAAACTAGTGGGAAAAGGTATATATTTCCAATTGATCCTCacagaaatgtttttttatttttaataagtgTGTATTATCAACGTTCTTAAAATAATTAATGTATTATTGTTTTTCTGCAGATACATACAGATGGTGTCAGTTGCGAAGACACCAAAAGAATGTTGGGAAATTTTGAGGGTGGCGAAGAACGAATTTCTGTGTATCATTGGGAAGGCCATGAATGAAGAATCCTTGCTGGAAACTGAACAACTGCATGTTCTGTACTACCTTGAGTCTCTGCTCATGCTCAAACATCTCCAAAGGGCTGGAGTGATCAAACATTTGACCGTAAGTTAACTAATGTCATAAATTTGCTATAATGTTGAATTGTATTTGCTTCTTTGGCATTTGTTTTATTAATATGTCACTGTTCCAATTGCAGCTGAGCGAATGGCTCTCAAGGAGCGCGTGCAAGTTGCCAGATGGTGAGAATTGGACTGTCGTCGGTGTTAAGATGCACGAAACAGCAACGCAGGAAGTTGCAACCATTTTGTTAGATGAGGAGGAACATGCAGTAAGTATATTTACTACAATCTGTTATTGTGAATGTGATTTAATAcaggatccgggatcctcctcatcagaaacgctgactagcataacctagcctagcgccacagggaataTGATATAAtatattttcatgaaatcacaagtccaatacagcaaatgaaagataaacatcttgcgaatccagccaacatgtccgatttttaaaatgttttacagcgaaaacacaacatatttaTGTttgctcaccacaatagcccaaaacacaaCGGCAGTTTtgcaccgcaaagatagctttcacaaaacccacaaatagagataaaattaatcactaacctttgaacaacttcatcagatgacagtcttatgacatcatgttatacaatacatttatgttttgttcgaaaatctgcatatttatagctacaaatctaggttttacattgcagccatggtcacaaatggcaccaaaaTGTCTGGAGAAATTTTAGACAgccacgtaatctaacagaaaaactcatcataaactttgctgaaaaatacaagttgcatatataattaaagatacattggttcttaatgcaaccgctgtgttagatttaaaaaaaaaaatactttagtacaaagcacagcatgaaataatctgagacagcgctcagccattctccgccatgatGGAGTCCAAAGAGTCAAAAACgaaaatacgaaattacatcataaatattcccttacctttgatgatctttcatcagaatgcagtgccaggaatcctaattccacaataaattgttgttttgttttagattgtccatttcttctgtcgaattagcaattTTGGCTTGCATAgtggagctcacgtgtccatgaagattttacgcatgaacgaaaaattcaaaaagtcataatagtcgaataaactggtcaaactcagttgagaatccatcTTTAGGGTGTTTTTCAGAAATCAATCCAATAActtcccagacggagcatttcttcgtgtctacctaatGCATTGCAGAAAACGATATGACAAACCGAAGTGCGTTGCCAAGTACTACTAATATggctgacctctcactccaacgagTCCCATCCGGTCCCAGGAAAGGCTAGagacttcattccacgttctactgcctgttgacatctagtggaaggcgtgtgaagtgcatacagatccataaataaaagacaattgaataggcaatgcctttcacagagacccatttccgaattttcacttcctgtttggaagtttgcctgccaaatgagttctgtttttctcacagatataattcaaacagttttagaaacgtcagagtgttttctatccaatagtaataataatatgcatatcatataatCTAGggcagagtacgaggccgtttaaattgggcacgattttatcCAGAAGTGAATCGGGTGCCCCCTATTTACATGTATTAATGTTGTCTATATTTTCAGTGGTTCGATGTGTACTACCGACATGTTCGACCAGCTTTTCTTAAAAACTCTGATGACATGCAAGAAGATGAGAGATTCTTCATTTCCACAACCGGGAAACCCATCTACAACCCATCCAATGACCTACAAAGGTTTCATGCCAAGTAAGTACACCACTGTTAAGGAGAACACTGTTTAATCATTCCACAATACTTTTTGGACAGTACAGTTTTCTGAAACCAAACTGTTTTTCTTGTTCTTTCATCAGATACAACTTGCCCAACATCACGAGCCAGGTAGCAAGAAAAGTTTTTGAGACAAATACCAAAGCCAGCTTCACAGACCAAGAGATGTCCCTTGTTGCTGACTACTTGGCCCATACAACTGCTACAACTAAAAAGCATTACTGCTTGAAGACAACAGTCAATGCCTGCATGGAAATGAAGCTGATCTCCAAAGTTGCCATGTCCATTGAATCTGAGTAAGTATTTACACTAATTATATAAATTACACTTTACATTGTCTTGTAAATGCTGCTACATATAGATACAAATGTGTTGTTATGTTCCCTTTTTCAAGTAGTGAGACTGCAGGCCCCTCCTGTGCAAGCACaaggagaaaaggagcattgtCCAGCAGCAAAAAGTTGGATGAGGCACAGACCTTGAAACTCTTCTATGAACACTTCCCTGTCACAATTGATGGACAATCAATCAAGACGAAGGACAGACGACTGATTGCAGGAACGTATGAGAGATACTGCTATGACAAGTGGAGAAGCCAGCAAGAGAAAATGAGACGTGATTATGTGATCGGTATGAAGCAGCTAAAATACACTAAACTAAATACAATtttgttatattatatattacaaaAATGTACTTTATTTAGTCAGTAAATAAAGTACTACTTGATAAGGGCTTCTACTATTGAATAAATGAAATTATTAATAACACTTATTTTTTGGTTACAGCGCACTTCCCCAGAAGACAGCCCACTGCAAGTCAAGTAGAGAGATACATTGAAAGGCAGAACTGGGAGAAGAACAAAGTGAAAGTGGAGAATGTCCTTTGTTACTGGCAACCttcaattaacactgacacacCAAAAGACAACAAGGCAATTAAGAAGCTGGTGAAGTCACAGAAGTGGAAAGGACTGTACATTGCCACTGACCCTGATAAAGGAAAAAAGGTCATGACGACACGTCCATTTGCTAAAGGGGAAGTTGTCTGTGACTACCACGGTCTCCCACTCTCAGGGAAGCAGGGGAAAGAATTGTTGGAAGCAACAGATAATGACGAGATGGGGTTCATTTACTTCTACAAGGAATCGTCAGGGAAAACGTACTGTATAGATGCAAAGACTGTGCCCTGCCCTTGCCACCCAGAGATGGACACAATTGGACGTAGGATAAATCATTCCAGAAAGAGAAGCAACATAAAGGGTCAGCTTCAGCAATTAGAAGAGGATGGCAACGTGTGGAACATCATCCTTTTCATTGCCCTACGAGACATTCAGGTGCAACAAGAACTGTTATTTGACTATGGGGTGTCAAGAAAATCTTTTGTTGGAGAAGGAGAAGATTTGGAATGGCTTGACAACTAGGTCCGTCAGATGGGTCTCAAAACAACTCCCCTTGGGTGGTGCTGTGGCGGAGATAAGAGAGTGACCTTTGGAAGTGACCTTTGGATCTTCCCAGCCTGTCAACATTTTGTTTTCTTCTGTTATACATATTGAAAGAGAATGTGCAATATTAAATAAtagatcatcacacacacacacaaacatggctTCATCGTTGTTCAGTTTATTCATAGTTTCTCACCATTTTTAATTATCGCATATGATCATAGTTTGAATATAGTTGGCCATAGTTTCTAATCATAGTTTCTAAATGTACTTTCTAATTGTATTTTCTAGTCTGAGAAGTTTTGGTACAATAATAAAGTCAAATGCAACCGAACAGGCCAGAAGCAATTGTTTGTCCCTGTAGTTTTGAATGTTTCCCTGTCAGAAAATTGTTGAGAGGCTAAGAGAATGACCTTTGGAGGTGATCTTCCAGGATGTCAACATTTCATTATCTTCTGTTGCAGAGGGGAGGGGCAGTTCAGTGAGCTGGAGCCTTTGATTGCCCTGCCTCtgggagcctgtcagatatgTTCAAAATATCAGTAAGATATATCTGTAAAATATTTTGAGCTACAAACATACTTCTTCTATTTGGAGagtttttttttaccattcagggatcTACTATCAAACAGTCAAGAAATCATTAAAAGATGAATGTTTACACTGCTCCACTGCTGTGACAAGTGGAGAAGCCAGCAAGAGGAAAGGAGATGATTCATGTGATTGGTAAGGTGCACCTAAAATCCAGTAAACTGAATACAATTTTGTTGTATTAGGTATTACGAAAATGGGCAATGATTTGAACGTACAGTAAAAACAAGCTTGTTTTGAGGCTGCATAGATCCATAGATTGGACAGTCACAGCGATGTATCACAAATGCTCTGTTCCAGTGTGACTAGACCTATAATTTGAGAGCATTTTGGGAAAATTTTGAGCTTTTTCCATTTTTAAACATCCCCAGACATTTACACCCTCTTCCCCAGAATTTCAAGGGCCCGGGAGAGCTCACCGGATGCCGCCGGAACCGCAATGCTTTCCAGGGCTTGGGCCCCTCTCTCGGGGCGAACCCATTCCAGGGCGCTCTGCTCTTCACAAAGAAAAGAGAACTCTCCCTGGGGTTCCTGCCAGCTTCTCCGGGATCGGTCGCGTTACCGCACTGGACGCCTCGTGCCGCCCATCTCCGCCACTCCGGATTCGGGGATCTGAACCCGACTCCCTTTCGATTGGCCGGGGGCGACGGAGGCCATCGCCCCTCCCTTCCGAACGGCGTTCGCCCATCTCTTAGGACCGACTGACCCATGTTCAACTGCTGTTCACATGGAACCCTTCTCCACTTCGGCCTTCAAAGCTCTCGTTTGAATATTTGCTACTACCATCAAGATCTGCACCCGCGGCGGCTCCACCCGGGCCCGCGTCCTAGTCTTCCGTTCTCACCGCAGTGGCCCTCCTCCTCATACATGTGAAAATGTTAATTTTACCTTTTTATTCTACAATAACCTTTACCCCCTCCTTTTGGGAATGTTTCCTCACTTCCAGTAGAATAGCTTTCATAAAGATGTATCCAAAGGAGCAATAGAGTTGGAGAACATGCGCCCGTGTATTTTGTTCTCTTTGAGGTCCATTTTCTCCGAAACCTAAACCGCCAGAGCCCTGTTCTCCTATTGAAcaaactgctatcttgaaatgttgaaaaagttgTGTTCATAGGAAGCATGGGCTGTTTTCTCTCAAGACAAAAAAGTAGGCCCAAAATGAGGCCTGACCTAAATTGAGGGTGATTTTGGGTAACAGCGGCCAATCCGTTGAGGCTAGAAACACAAATTAAACCACAGGAATGTTTTTGAGGTCCTCCATATATTCTCTGACCATGTGAAATGAACCCTTAACAGTGAATAAATTCCAAAATGTACCTTCTCTCTTTACTGCTAGGTCCATCTGCTTGAAGTCTAATGGGACACAATACTATCCATTAACATGTTTGGTTCTAAATATTAGAGTAAGAACTTGACGGACAaatattctcagaacccaacaaACCTCTCTTTAAAAATTCAAAAACTGTAATTTCTGTAATATGTTTAGCCAT encodes the following:
- the LOC129844886 gene encoding uncharacterized protein LOC129844886 — protein: MDSNKPSLDFVNNLEKSRSFFTKLADIGQKKQTIANYMKNLKRFIRYNITTTSLIQTDRAVFEQCKHFLLCLNELQKSMSKQVTQETSGKRYIQMVSVAKTPKECWEILRVAKNEFLCIIGKAMNEESLLETEQLHVLYYLESLLMLKHLQRAGVIKHLTLSEWLSRSACKLPDGENWTVVGVKMHETATQEVATILLDEEEHAWFDVYYRHVRPAFLKNSDDMQEDERFFISTTGKPIYNPSNDLQRFHAKYNLPNITSQVARKVFETNTKASFTDQEMSLVADYLAHTTATTKKHYCLKTTVNACMEMKLISKVAMSIESDSETAGPSCASTRRKGALSSSKKLDEAQTLKLFYEHFPVTIDGQSIKTKDRRLIAGTYERYCYDKWRSQQEKMRRDYVIAHFPRRQPTASQVERYIERQNWEKNKVKVENVLCYWQPSINTDTPKDNKAIKKLVKSQKWKGLYIATDPDKGKKVMTTRPFAKGEVVCDYHGLPLSGKQGKELLEATDNDEMGFIYFYKESSGKTYCIDAKTVPCPCHPEMDTIGRRINHSRKRSNIKGQLQQLEEDGNVWNIILFIALRDIQVQQELLFDYGVSRKSFVGEGEDLEWLDN